TGACCTGATATATGTAATGACCAGGGGAGGCCCTTACAGATCTTCAGAAACACTGGCAGTAACCATGTTCAGGGAGACGTTTACGATGTCTAATATGGGTTATGGTGCTGCGATCTCAGTGGTTCTTTCTATTATAGTTGTTGCAATTTCGGCTATATATCTGAGAACCATGGTTAAAAAAGATTTGCTATATTATTAGAGAGGTAAAAAAAATGGCGGTGCTCAGAAAAATAATTACATATATTATTATAATATTTCTTGCTCTTGCGTGGTTATTGCCTGTATTCTCGGTTATTCAGGCTGCAGTAAAAAGTCCTGAGCAGTTTAATTCTTCAAGTTTTTTCCATTTTCCTACAGAATTTGCCTTATTTGAAAATTTTAAAAAAGCAATACAACAATGGAAACTACAGGAATTTTACATTAATTCCATTATATATTCGGTAGTCGGTGGGATTATAACAATAATTGCTGCCTCAATGGCTGCTTTCAGTATTGTAAGATTAAAACCAAAATTTAACTTTCTTTTGTTTTTGATAATTTATTCCGGTACTTTGTTTCCTTTCCAGATGTACCTGATACCTCTTTACAAGATTTTTAACCAGACAGGCCTTTATGATACAAAAACAGGAATGATACTTGTGTATTCTGCACTGGCAATTCCTTTCAGTCTTTTTGTATACAGAGGCTTTTATTCGACTATCCCGAAGGAAATCGAGGATGCTGCGATGATAGACGGGTGTAATTCTTTTCAACTTTATACAAGAATATTCTTACCCCAGTCTATAGCTCCCACTGCAGTAGTTGCATTATTTCAGATGTCATGGATATGGAATGATCTGTTGTTCGGAATGGTGCTGACAAGAACAGGAAATGCCAGACCGGTAATGGTATCTCTTGCTTCCATGTCAGGTGTTAGCGGAGGAATAATCCCTTATATAATGAGCGGAGTAATATTTACTTCTCTTCCGACAATTTTATTGTTTATTCTTCTGAGAAGGTATTTTATATCCGGAATGGTTTTATCTGTTGCAGGAGAGTAAAAAATTTTATTTGAAATTTATTTCTTAAAAAGGGGAAAGTTTAATGAATGAAGACTTAACTTCAAGACAAAGAGTCAGAAAGGCTCTGGAACATAAAGAAGGTGACAGGGTTCCAATTGATTTTGGAGGAATGCGGTCAACAGGAATATCTACAATTGCGTATAACAATCTCAGGAAAAAACTAGGTATAAAAAATAGTCTTTCAAGGATGTATGATTTTCAGCAGCAGCTTGCTTACCCTGAAAAAGAAGTAAGGGATCTTTTTCATGTGGATGTAATAGATGCAGGACAGGCCTTTCTTGCTGATGACAGTGAATGGAGACAGTGGGAACTAAATGACGGTTCCTTATGTCTTATTCCGAAATATATTGATGTTGAAACAGACGATAAGGGAACAGTATTTCTTAAAAATAAAAGAGGTTTGATTGTCGGTAAAAAACCGACAACATCTCTTTATGTTGACCAGGTATACTGGCCTTACTCTGATGAACCTTCCATCCCCGAGAAACTGGATGCAGGTAGATTTGTAGATATATTATGGTCTGTGCCTTCTCCTCCATGGCATCTGGATATCTTTGATGATAAGCAATATGAACTTTTTATAAAAACTATTAAAAAATTACATGATGAGACTGATTATGCGATAATGCTGGGGGTTGGATGCAATCTGTTTGAAATGGGTACATGGCTGAGAAGATTTGACAATTTTCTTTCAGATATAATGCTCGATAAAGCCGGTGTTGAAAGACTGCTTGACAAACTGGTTGAAGGATATCTGAAAAATCTTGAAAGAATTTTAAGCGGGGTAAAGGATTATGTAGACCTTCTTCAGTTTGGAGATGATCTTGGCACACAGCAGGGCCCATTTGTGCCACCAAAAATATTTAAGGATATTTTTGCTCCACGATATAAATTAATGTGGGATTATGTACACGAGAAAAGCAACTGCAAAGTTTTTCTGCATTCATGCGGTTCGATTTATGAACTTATCCCATTTATGATTGAAGCAGGAGTTGACGCTTTAAATCCCGTACAGACAACCACAACAAATATGGAAGAAGAGAAGCTTAAAAAAGAGTTTGGAAAAGATGTAACATTTTGGGGAGGCGGGGCAAATACCAGAGACGTTCTTGCATTGAAGACTCCGTCGGAAGTAAAGGAAGATGTAAAAAGAAGAATACAGGTTTTCGGCAAAGGCGGAGGATACGTTTTTAATTCCATTCATAA
This sequence is a window from Actinomycetota bacterium. Protein-coding genes within it:
- a CDS encoding methyltransferase, with the protein product MNEDLTSRQRVRKALEHKEGDRVPIDFGGMRSTGISTIAYNNLRKKLGIKNSLSRMYDFQQQLAYPEKEVRDLFHVDVIDAGQAFLADDSEWRQWELNDGSLCLIPKYIDVETDDKGTVFLKNKRGLIVGKKPTTSLYVDQVYWPYSDEPSIPEKLDAGRFVDILWSVPSPPWHLDIFDDKQYELFIKTIKKLHDETDYAIMLGVGCNLFEMGTWLRRFDNFLSDIMLDKAGVERLLDKLVEGYLKNLERILSGVKDYVDLLQFGDDLGTQQGPFVPPKIFKDIFAPRYKLMWDYVHEKSNCKVFLHSCGSIYELIPFMIEAGVDALNPVQTTTTNMEEEKLKKEFGKDVTFWGGGANTRDVLALKTPSEVKEDVKRRIQVFGKGGGYVFNSIHNVMADVPPQNVIAMFEAAYEFGKY
- a CDS encoding carbohydrate ABC transporter permease gives rise to the protein MAVLRKIITYIIIIFLALAWLLPVFSVIQAAVKSPEQFNSSSFFHFPTEFALFENFKKAIQQWKLQEFYINSIIYSVVGGIITIIAASMAAFSIVRLKPKFNFLLFLIIYSGTLFPFQMYLIPLYKIFNQTGLYDTKTGMILVYSALAIPFSLFVYRGFYSTIPKEIEDAAMIDGCNSFQLYTRIFLPQSIAPTAVVALFQMSWIWNDLLFGMVLTRTGNARPVMVSLASMSGVSGGIIPYIMSGVIFTSLPTILLFILLRRYFISGMVLSVAGE